The proteins below are encoded in one region of Paracoccus methylovorus:
- a CDS encoding class I SAM-dependent methyltransferase produces the protein MSGAAHPGDAASYAGRVARHVPGLQDLHRMAALLLAEHVLENGRVLVLGAGGGLELRAFAQAYPGWRFDGVDPSPDMIAQARDILGAAATRVTFHQGYIDAAPEGPFDGATCLLTLHFLPREERLRTLRQLHRRLRPGAPFAMAHHSFPQADGQQDLWLRRNAAWLVSGGVPEAQAMAGMATMKERLPVLTPEEDAALLAAAGFREVQLFYAALTFKGWIARA, from the coding sequence ATGAGCGGCGCGGCCCATCCGGGCGATGCCGCCAGCTATGCCGGCCGCGTCGCGCGCCATGTGCCGGGATTGCAGGACCTGCACCGCATGGCGGCGCTGCTGCTGGCCGAGCATGTGTTGGAAAATGGCCGGGTTCTGGTCCTTGGTGCGGGCGGCGGGCTGGAGTTGCGAGCCTTTGCACAGGCGTATCCGGGCTGGCGCTTCGACGGGGTCGATCCTTCGCCCGACATGATCGCCCAGGCGCGGGATATTCTGGGTGCAGCGGCCACGCGCGTTACCTTCCATCAGGGCTATATCGATGCAGCGCCCGAGGGCCCCTTCGACGGCGCGACCTGCCTTCTGACCCTGCATTTCCTGCCTCGCGAGGAACGCCTGCGCACCCTGCGCCAGCTGCATCGCCGCCTGCGCCCCGGCGCGCCCTTCGCCATGGCCCATCACAGCTTTCCGCAGGCGGACGGCCAGCAGGATCTGTGGCTGCGGCGCAATGCGGCCTGGCTGGTCTCGGGCGGCGTTCCCGAGGCGCAGGCCATGGCCGGCATGGCCACGATGAAGGAACGCCTGCCGGTGCTGACGCCCGAGGAGGATGCCGCGCTTCTGGCAGCGGCGGGCTTCCGCGAGGTCCAGCTGTTCTATGCCGCTCTCACCTTCAAGGGCTGGATCGCCCGGGCGTGA
- a CDS encoding tyrosine-type recombinase/integrase produces the protein MTKITKRSVDAAVPTGQEFFLWDEELKGFGLRVYPSGRKMYLAQYRAGGRSRRVNIGLHGAMTPEMARTEAMKYLSDVRLGADPAGERDRRKASPTIKEFSKRFLSDHVALHCKASTYGEYERSIDLFINPRFGSHRIIDITRADVVGLHQSMKHIPYQANRTLGVLSVMFTVAHTWGVRTDGVNPCWKVKRYREEKRERYLTPDELARLGKVLNEAKDEPEAAFCIRLLLLTGCRLSEIQTLKWRYVDYRNGLLRLPDSKTGAKLVPIGKAAIKVLKTIPKIDGNPYVITGRMEGQHLTDMQKPWRRLRKRAGLDDLRIHDLRHSFASDALQLGQDLTMIGRLLGHTQVQTTARYAHLKTDPVRSAADAVSDAVAQALAQPVTEDGDEIAAA, from the coding sequence ATGACAAAAATCACGAAACGTTCCGTCGACGCGGCGGTGCCAACCGGGCAGGAGTTCTTCCTCTGGGACGAAGAGCTGAAAGGCTTCGGATTGCGCGTCTATCCATCGGGGCGAAAGATGTATCTGGCCCAGTACCGCGCCGGCGGCCGTTCGCGCCGTGTCAACATCGGGCTGCATGGTGCGATGACGCCGGAAATGGCCCGCACCGAGGCAATGAAATATCTGTCGGATGTGCGGCTCGGCGCCGATCCCGCCGGTGAGCGCGACCGCCGAAAGGCCTCCCCGACCATCAAAGAGTTCAGCAAACGCTTCCTTTCGGATCACGTCGCGCTGCATTGCAAAGCCTCGACTTATGGCGAGTACGAGCGATCCATCGATCTGTTCATCAATCCGAGGTTCGGCAGTCATCGCATCATCGACATCACCCGGGCCGACGTCGTCGGACTGCACCAGTCCATGAAGCATATCCCCTATCAGGCGAACCGGACCCTCGGCGTCCTCTCGGTGATGTTCACCGTGGCCCATACCTGGGGCGTGCGCACCGACGGAGTGAACCCCTGCTGGAAGGTGAAGCGATACCGGGAGGAAAAGCGCGAGCGCTATCTCACCCCGGACGAGTTGGCACGCCTCGGCAAGGTGCTGAATGAGGCGAAAGACGAACCCGAGGCCGCCTTCTGCATCCGCCTCCTGCTGCTGACCGGATGCCGCCTCAGCGAGATTCAGACCCTGAAATGGCGCTATGTCGATTACCGCAACGGCCTTCTCCGCCTGCCGGATTCCAAGACCGGCGCCAAGCTGGTCCCGATCGGCAAGGCGGCCATCAAGGTCCTGAAAACCATCCCGAAGATCGACGGAAACCCCTATGTCATCACCGGCCGGATGGAGGGTCAGCATCTGACCGACATGCAGAAGCCGTGGCGGCGGTTGCGCAAGCGCGCCGGGCTGGACGATCTTCGTATCCATGATCTACGCCATTCCTTCGCCTCGGATGCGCTGCAGCTCGGGCAGGACCTGACGATGATCGGGCGGCTCCTCGGCCATACGCAGGTTCAGACCACGGCGCGTTATGCGCATCTCAAGACCGATCCGGTCCGCTCGGCGGCGGACGCCGTCTCCGACGCTGTGGCGCAGGCACTGGCGCAACCGGTCACCGAGGACGGTGATGAAATTGCCGCAGCATGA
- a CDS encoding thermonuclease family protein, whose translation MAAALTLGFFAIERFPEYLGRLPDLTALESVEGPVTHIRDGDTIEVAGRPIRFGSLDCAERDTKEGQTATARMRELVVDQNLTLSCALNGRSSHDRKIGSCRLPDGEDLAAIMIREGYCGRFW comes from the coding sequence ATGGCGGCCGCGTTGACCCTAGGGTTCTTCGCCATCGAACGCTTCCCCGAATATCTCGGGCGCTTGCCCGACCTCACCGCGCTGGAATCCGTCGAGGGGCCGGTGACGCATATCCGCGACGGCGACACGATCGAGGTCGCGGGCAGGCCGATCCGCTTCGGCTCGCTCGATTGCGCCGAGCGCGATACGAAGGAGGGGCAGACCGCCACGGCCCGAATGCGCGAACTGGTTGTTGACCAGAATCTCACCCTGAGCTGCGCCCTGAACGGCAGGAGCAGCCACGACCGCAAGATCGGAAGCTGCCGGTTGCCGGACGGGGAGGATCTCGCCGCGATCATGATCCGGGAGGG
- a CDS encoding recombinase family protein, whose amino-acid sequence MTRVALYARYSSDNQRDASIEDQFRICREQAKREQWKIVGTYKDAGISGASMILRPGIQSLLQDAQAGQFDIVLAEALDRISRDQADVATLFKHLKFAGVPIVTLAEGEISELHVGLKGTMNALFLKDLAAKTHRGIRGRVEDGKSGGGLCYGYKVVKQLDARGDPIRGDREIDAAEANVVRRILRDYAEGISPRVIARTLNEEGVSGPEGRLWNDTTIHGHAKRGTGILNNELYIGKLIWNRLRYLKDPSTGKRVSRLNPESEWIVKDVPDLRIVDDELWQAVKARQAATSAKYANVAEGVRKHHKKNRLNGTHRPKTLLSGLVFCGCCGGPFSIRGSDRFACSTHVTKGACSNTRTILREDLERRVLAGLKERMMAPEVAAAAMRAYAEETNRLNRERRSNGDAWKAELVKVEKQIRGIIEAIKEGMFHPSMKNEMDTLEARKTELAELLADAPDDTPDILPSASAIYAKKVAALTGALAHPDERPQAAAALRMLIEKIVLTPGPERGEIFATLHGELRTILEWTERQSIGKATKTNTPGGVRAGVSVSMVAGVGFEPTTFRL is encoded by the coding sequence ATGACCCGCGTTGCCCTTTATGCCCGCTATTCCTCCGACAATCAGCGGGACGCCTCGATCGAGGATCAGTTCCGCATCTGCCGCGAGCAGGCCAAGCGCGAACAGTGGAAGATCGTCGGCACCTACAAGGACGCGGGCATCTCCGGCGCGAGCATGATCCTGCGTCCCGGCATCCAGTCGCTGTTGCAGGACGCGCAGGCGGGACAGTTCGATATCGTGCTGGCCGAGGCGCTCGACCGCATCAGCCGCGACCAGGCCGATGTGGCGACGCTGTTCAAGCATCTCAAGTTCGCCGGCGTTCCCATCGTCACGCTGGCGGAGGGCGAGATCAGCGAGCTTCATGTCGGCCTCAAGGGGACGATGAACGCGCTGTTCCTCAAAGACCTCGCCGCCAAGACGCATCGCGGCATCCGTGGCCGCGTCGAGGATGGCAAGTCGGGCGGCGGGCTTTGCTATGGCTACAAGGTCGTGAAGCAGCTCGATGCGCGCGGCGATCCGATCCGGGGCGACCGCGAGATCGACGCAGCCGAGGCCAATGTCGTGCGGCGCATCCTCCGCGACTATGCCGAAGGTATCAGCCCGCGCGTTATCGCCAGGACGCTGAACGAGGAAGGCGTGTCCGGCCCCGAAGGACGGCTCTGGAACGACACCACCATCCATGGTCACGCGAAGCGCGGCACGGGCATCCTCAACAACGAGCTTTATATCGGCAAGCTGATCTGGAACCGGCTGCGCTATCTGAAAGACCCGTCGACGGGAAAGCGCGTCTCACGCCTCAACCCGGAATCGGAATGGATCGTCAAGGACGTTCCCGACCTGCGCATCGTCGACGACGAACTCTGGCAGGCGGTGAAGGCGCGGCAGGCCGCCACCTCGGCCAAATACGCCAATGTCGCCGAAGGCGTCCGCAAGCACCACAAGAAGAACCGCCTGAATGGCACCCACCGGCCGAAGACCCTGCTTTCGGGACTGGTGTTCTGCGGCTGCTGCGGAGGCCCCTTCTCCATCCGGGGTTCCGACCGCTTCGCGTGCTCGACGCATGTGACCAAGGGCGCCTGCTCCAACACTCGCACCATCCTGCGCGAAGACCTGGAGCGGCGTGTACTCGCCGGACTGAAGGAGCGGATGATGGCGCCCGAAGTCGCCGCGGCAGCGATGCGGGCCTATGCCGAGGAAACGAACCGGCTGAACCGCGAGCGCCGCTCCAACGGCGACGCCTGGAAGGCGGAGCTGGTGAAGGTCGAGAAGCAGATCAGGGGCATCATCGAGGCGATCAAGGAAGGCATGTTCCATCCGAGCATGAAGAACGAGATGGACACGCTGGAGGCGCGCAAGACCGAACTGGCCGAACTGCTCGCCGACGCGCCGGACGACACACCAGACATTCTGCCAAGCGCCTCAGCGATCTATGCGAAGAAGGTCGCCGCGTTGACTGGTGCCCTCGCTCACCCCGACGAACGGCCCCAGGCAGCGGCAGCGTTGCGGATGCTGATCGAGAAGATCGTGCTGACGCCCGGCCCGGAACGGGGCGAGATTTTCGCCACGTTGCATGGCGAACTGCGGACGATCCTCGAATGGACGGAGCGTCAAAGCATTGGAAAGGCTACAAAAACAAACACTCCCGGCGGGGTTCGCGCGGGAGTGTCGGTTTCAATGGTTGCGGGGGTAGGATTTGAACCTACGACCTTCAGGTTATGA
- a CDS encoding GNAT family N-acetyltransferase — MSTQSYLIDTNIIIGLEDNHTVKPAYAKFSQLAAKHKVDVLVHEAARDDINRDKDVARRTISLSKVDKFQILEKVKGVTKDDLQQAFGRIRKHNDEVDATLLHALSINASDFLVTEDQGLHERAQKHAPDLANRVLFIADAAQLLTTTYEPRAVPIRHVADVSAHTIPITDSFFDSLREGYPEFNEWWKTKCVAERRPCWVVYDNDEIAGLIVRKDETGANTDATHKAQKILKICTFKVSPEKRGIKLGELLLKKVLWFAQKNDYDLAYLTAYPDQDALIALLEFYGFEKTGTKGSDGELVLERSFSNTQLTRIDGTSVYETDRRSYPRFVADAGVRGFVIPIKEDYHDVLYPDLRDARQPDMFRDTGHGSGPKRPGNTIRKVYLCRAPSNLGPPGSVLFFYKGKSIENPSQALTAVGILDDVSLATSTKDLMKLTGGRSVYSEKELEDYQATVDDPVKVINYLLVDYIDPPILLDELQDTGIFAGHPPQSIIELKGGRLRKALDRCNFGFPL, encoded by the coding sequence ATGAGCACTCAGTCGTATCTCATTGATACGAACATCATCATCGGCCTCGAAGACAATCACACCGTCAAACCTGCATACGCTAAGTTTTCTCAACTGGCGGCAAAGCACAAGGTTGATGTTCTAGTTCACGAAGCCGCGCGCGATGATATCAATCGCGATAAGGATGTTGCGCGCCGCACCATTTCGCTGAGCAAGGTCGACAAGTTTCAGATCCTCGAAAAGGTTAAGGGCGTCACCAAAGACGACCTTCAGCAGGCATTCGGCAGGATACGAAAACACAATGATGAGGTCGATGCCACCCTGCTGCACGCGCTCTCGATTAACGCCTCAGACTTTCTTGTCACAGAGGATCAGGGGCTACACGAACGGGCGCAGAAACACGCACCGGACCTCGCAAACCGCGTGTTGTTCATCGCCGACGCGGCTCAACTCCTCACAACAACTTACGAACCGCGCGCCGTACCTATTCGGCATGTGGCGGATGTTTCTGCCCACACGATACCGATTACCGACAGTTTTTTCGATAGTCTTCGTGAGGGATATCCTGAGTTCAATGAGTGGTGGAAAACCAAATGTGTAGCGGAACGGCGCCCCTGCTGGGTCGTATACGACAACGATGAGATTGCCGGTCTGATTGTTCGTAAGGACGAAACTGGAGCTAATACCGACGCAACGCACAAAGCTCAAAAGATCTTGAAAATTTGCACCTTCAAGGTAAGTCCAGAAAAACGGGGTATTAAACTGGGCGAGCTGCTGCTCAAGAAGGTACTATGGTTCGCGCAAAAGAACGATTATGATTTGGCATATTTGACGGCCTACCCAGATCAAGATGCTCTGATCGCGCTGCTAGAGTTCTATGGGTTCGAGAAGACTGGAACCAAGGGTTCGGATGGTGAACTTGTTCTCGAGCGCTCGTTCTCGAATACACAACTGACCCGCATTGATGGGACCTCGGTCTACGAAACAGACCGAAGAAGCTATCCGCGTTTCGTTGCCGATGCGGGCGTACGTGGTTTTGTCATCCCAATCAAAGAAGACTACCATGACGTTCTTTATCCAGATCTCCGCGACGCGCGTCAGCCGGACATGTTTCGAGACACCGGTCACGGCTCCGGTCCAAAACGGCCAGGCAACACCATTCGAAAGGTCTACCTCTGCCGCGCGCCATCAAACCTTGGCCCGCCGGGGTCAGTCCTGTTCTTTTACAAAGGCAAATCGATCGAGAACCCGTCCCAAGCATTGACGGCGGTTGGTATTCTTGACGATGTCTCACTCGCAACGTCTACCAAAGACCTTATGAAGCTGACTGGCGGACGCTCTGTTTACAGCGAAAAAGAACTGGAGGACTATCAAGCTACAGTCGATGATCCAGTCAAAGTCATCAATTACCTACTCGTCGATTACATCGATCCGCCGATCTTGCTGGACGAGTTGCAGGATACAGGGATTTTTGCCGGGCACCCGCCACAATCCATCATCGAGCTAAAGGGCGGACGACTTCGCAAAGCCTTGGATCGCTGCAACTTTGGGTTCCCGCTTTGA
- a CDS encoding plasmid pRiA4b ORF-3 family protein — protein MSQLYNAVRLHVSLAEIEPPIWRRFVVPAEWTLDKLHLVLQAGFSWTDSHLHEFRIGGLRYGDLDLLDDGYGGPRIFDYTEVRLADFVGGDSTFTYLYDFGDDWQHVIRIEEWLSLDPVPRHAECLEGARARPPEDVGGPWSYGDFLEAIRDQDHDDHEANLRWAGGHFDPEWFDLDLINKDLRNTFRANVRRRLHQPKPKT, from the coding sequence TTGTCTCAGCTTTACAACGCAGTTCGTCTGCATGTGTCCCTCGCGGAAATCGAGCCGCCGATCTGGCGGCGGTTCGTGGTCCCGGCTGAGTGGACGTTGGATAAACTGCACCTGGTTCTGCAGGCCGGATTCAGTTGGACCGACAGCCATCTGCATGAGTTCCGCATCGGCGGGTTGCGCTATGGTGATCTCGACTTGCTTGATGACGGATATGGCGGGCCGAGGATCTTCGACTATACCGAGGTCCGGCTGGCAGATTTTGTCGGGGGAGATTCCACCTTCACCTATCTCTACGACTTCGGCGACGACTGGCAGCATGTCATCAGAATCGAGGAGTGGCTGTCGCTCGATCCAGTTCCCCGCCATGCCGAATGCCTCGAAGGCGCTCGTGCCCGGCCACCCGAAGACGTCGGCGGTCCGTGGTCATATGGCGACTTCCTGGAAGCGATCCGCGATCAGGACCATGACGATCATGAAGCGAACCTCCGCTGGGCGGGTGGGCATTTCGACCCGGAATGGTTCGATCTCGACCTGATCAACAAGGACCTACGGAATACGTTCCGTGCGAATGTGCGCCGGCGGCTGCACCAGCCGAAGCCCAAGACATAG
- a CDS encoding FAD-dependent oxidoreductase, which yields MIETLTGRQIVTDETKETSLPGIFACGDVARAPHSVSLAVGDGAWAGAQLHRSLVWPE from the coding sequence ATGATCGAGACGCTGACGGGCCGCCAGATCGTGACGGATGAGACGAAGGAAACCAGCCTTCCCGGCATCTTCGCCTGCGGCGATGTCGCGCGGGCGCCGCATTCGGTGTCACTGGCGGTGGGGGACGGGGCATGGGCCGGGGCGCAACTGCACCGCTCGCTGGTCTGGCCGGAATGA
- a CDS encoding H-NS histone family protein, with protein MTDIDLTALSLAELKQLEKSVAKAISSFEDRQKAEAFAKVNALANELGFPLADLVGFAPARKRSESIAKYRHPENPEITWSGRGRKPAWIAEALAAGKSLEDFAI; from the coding sequence ATGACCGATATCGATCTGACCGCCTTGTCGCTTGCCGAGCTGAAGCAGCTGGAAAAGAGCGTCGCCAAAGCAATCTCCAGCTTTGAGGATCGCCAGAAGGCCGAGGCTTTTGCAAAAGTGAACGCGCTCGCCAATGAACTCGGCTTCCCTCTGGCCGATCTGGTGGGCTTCGCTCCGGCGCGGAAGCGGTCCGAGTCTATCGCGAAATATCGCCATCCGGAGAACCCGGAGATTACCTGGTCGGGTCGTGGGCGCAAACCGGCATGGATCGCCGAAGCCCTCGCCGCCGGAAAATCTCTCGAGGATTTCGCGATCTGA
- a CDS encoding AAA family ATPase: MQILSASTLIRDSLARTDGQVTSQDHLRALDIDNNQAALLEAFNRYIDPGKTLIILDAHVVIDTPDGLVHIGSDVFREINPDFVIFIEDKPQNIHRNRERDASRVRPERSVDSLAKQQKIAITVAREIADNLSIPIHFVDGGDEEALARVLSTVQEAEPDV; this comes from the coding sequence ATGCAAATTCTCTCTGCAAGCACACTGATCCGAGACTCACTCGCACGAACGGACGGACAAGTAACGTCTCAGGACCACCTTCGCGCTCTTGACATTGACAACAACCAGGCGGCTCTGCTCGAAGCGTTCAACCGATACATTGATCCTGGTAAGACCCTCATTATTCTGGATGCACATGTTGTCATTGATACCCCTGATGGGTTGGTTCATATCGGCTCAGATGTTTTTCGCGAGATCAATCCTGACTTCGTGATCTTTATCGAGGATAAACCGCAAAACATCCATCGCAACCGTGAACGCGATGCGAGTCGCGTACGGCCCGAGCGGAGTGTCGATTCTCTAGCCAAGCAACAAAAGATTGCAATTACAGTCGCGCGCGAAATTGCAGATAACTTGAGCATACCCATTCATTTTGTAGACGGCGGCGATGAAGAAGCGCTAGCCCGAGTGCTAAGCACTGTGCAAGAGGCCGAACCCGATGTCTGA
- a CDS encoding helix-turn-helix domain-containing protein gives MGKLHGKVVEVRASSLDEQSPKIGEALKEIRRLSGLTQAEMAELLNVGQASVSKFEKGRADMQLSTVQKYVEALGGTLQVSAAFDASSSLCLQVREAFDVELDHEDQLVLPIFTEEPFRPHRDIVLSIRPQFSSRIMSGEKTVELRRRFPASAPKGTIAYIYSTSPERAMVGVAEISSVKKLAIEEIWRRYADVAFIERPEFDRYFEGLDEGFALEFSNARPFETPVELTDLRERFGFEPPQSFLYAKRDLRKALKDEHSVVSH, from the coding sequence ATGGGCAAGTTACATGGCAAGGTCGTAGAGGTTCGGGCATCAAGCTTGGATGAGCAATCCCCGAAGATAGGTGAAGCACTCAAAGAGATTCGAAGACTCTCTGGGCTGACGCAAGCAGAAATGGCCGAACTGCTCAATGTTGGACAGGCATCCGTATCAAAGTTCGAAAAGGGGCGCGCTGACATGCAGCTCTCCACAGTCCAAAAGTACGTGGAAGCGCTTGGCGGAACACTTCAAGTTAGCGCGGCCTTTGATGCTAGTAGCTCGTTGTGTCTCCAAGTGCGCGAAGCGTTTGACGTTGAACTCGACCATGAAGACCAACTTGTACTCCCGATTTTTACGGAAGAGCCATTTCGACCTCACAGGGATATTGTGCTTAGTATTCGGCCGCAATTTAGCAGCCGGATCATGTCGGGTGAGAAGACTGTTGAGCTTCGGCGCAGGTTCCCAGCGTCGGCACCTAAGGGCACGATCGCCTACATTTACTCGACATCCCCGGAACGCGCGATGGTCGGCGTAGCAGAGATTTCGTCTGTCAAGAAGTTGGCCATTGAAGAAATTTGGCGACGTTACGCGGATGTCGCATTTATCGAGCGACCGGAATTCGACCGCTACTTTGAAGGTCTTGACGAGGGCTTTGCTCTGGAATTCTCAAATGCCCGACCGTTCGAAACACCTGTAGAGCTTACCGACCTAAGAGAACGATTTGGCTTTGAGCCGCCCCAGTCATTTTTGTATGCGAAACGCGATCTTAGAAAGGCCCTGAAAGATGAGCACTCAGTCGTATCTCATTGA